The genomic DNA TTTTTTTGGCGGGGATGCAAGCGGCGCCCCGGCCGAACATTTTGTTTCTTTTCTCCGACGATCATCGTGCGGACGCGCTTGGATGGGCCGGCAATCGTCGGATCCATACTCCCCATCTCGATCAATTGGCACGCCAGGGCGTGGTTTTTCGCCGGAACTACATCATGGGTTCCGACAATGGTGCGGTGTGCGTGCCCAGCCGGGCGATGATGTTGAGCGGAAAAAGTTGGTTTCGGGTTCACTCGCCTACGCTGCGCGACGCCCGGCTCTGGCCTGAGATGCTGCGCGAACTGGGTTACGAGACGTTTGGAACGGGGAAATGGCACAACGGGGAGGAATCGTGGCTGCGATCGTTTTCCCGGGGCAAGAGCGTGATGATCGGAGGCATGGCCGATCACACCAAGACGCCCCTCCGGGATCTGGAATCGAACGGGAAGTTCAGCGCCGTTCGCGTGGGGCAGGGGTATTCGAGCGAGCTTTTTGCCGAGGCTGCAGTGGAGTTTCTGCGGGGGCGGGACGAGAGAAAACCCTTTCTTTGTTATGTCGCGTTCACCGCTCCCCACGACCCGCGGCAGGCGCCAGACGAATACATGCGGAGATATGCCGCGAAACGCCCGCCCGTGCCGCCCAATTTTCTTCCGCAGCTTCCGTTTGACAACGGGATGATGCGGAATTTGCGGGATGAAAACCTGGCGGCCTGGCCTCGTCGCGAATCCGTGATTCGCGACCAACTCGCCGAGTACTACGCCATGATCACGCACCTCGACGCGCAAATCGGGCGCGTCCTTGGCACCTTGCGGGCACTCAAGCTCGAGGATTCAACGCTGGTTGTTTTCGCCGGTGACAACGGCTTGGCGCTGGGAAGTCATGGACTCTTGGGAAAACAGAGCGTGTACGAGCACAGCATGCGGGTGCCCCTGGTTATTTCCGGTCCGGGATTGCCGCGGGGCCGGACCTGCGATGCTTTCACCTACCTGTTGGATTGGTTTCCCACCCTTTGTGAATTGCTCGATGAGAGGCCTCCGCCGGGATTGGAGGGTTTCAGTTTGCGACCTCTCTGGGAACGACGGGCAACCTCGATTCGAGACTCTGTGTTCCTTCCCTTTCAAAAAATTCAACGCGCCGTGCGCGATGATCGATGGAAATTGATCGCCTATCCTCAAATTGGACACTTGGAGTTGTTCGATCTCCGGAAGGACCCTTGGGAAAAGCGAAATCTGGCGCGTGATCCGCGTCATCGCCAGCAGGTGGACCGCCTGTTTGACCGGATGGAGCGATGGCAGCGAGTGGTCGGGGACACCGTCACTCTGTCTCGCGAGCCACGCGATCCTGCTCCAGTCGATTTGACCGGCCAGCCTCGCCAGCCCGATCCATGGCAGCCGAAGTGGATTGTCGAAAAATACTTTTGAGCGCCGGGCTCAGGGCTTGATCAGCCTGAAGTAGCGCGACGCGCCGGAGGCGGCCACGCTGGCGCGATTGTTCGAAGCAGGCACATCGGTCCAGGTGGCGGGATCCAGCGTGGGGGATCCTTGCAGGCGGAAACCGGATTGGCCGGATGGCCAGCTAATCGCAAGGTTGTTGTCGGCTTGAGCCGTGATGAGGAGAGCGGGACCCGTTCCGCCCGGAGTGTCGCCAGGGGTGACGGTAATTTCCACGGCGGGGGAGGTGGTGCGTATGCCTTGATGATCGATCGCGACGACGTCCAGGGTGTATTGGCCGGCGGGAACATTATTCCAATCGAAAGAAACGACGGGCGGCAGTCCGCCGCCAATCGGGGCGGTCACCACGCCGATCTGTTCGTGAATATTGAAGAACGCAATGGCCTGCATGACTTGCCCGTCGGAATCGCTGACGTTGGCGACAATCTTGATGTTGGCCGGAGCTTTGAAGGTCGCGCCGGTGGCCGGGCTGGTCACCAGGGATTTGGGCGGCAGGTTGTCCACGGCGGTCAAGGTGAGGACCGGGGTTTCGTTGGATGCTCCGCGATCGTCGATGGCACGGACGAAAAGCTTGTTGGTTCCCGGCGTGCGCAGATCCCACGAAGTGACATAGGGCGGGCTGGTCAAGGAAGCCAGCAGGATGCCGTTGCCCAAGAAATCGACGCGGACCACCTTGCCGTCCGCGTCCGTCGCGGTGGCGGCGATTTCGACCAAGGCCGGCGCCTTGAACGAGGCATCGACGGCGGGTTTGACCAAGTTCACGCTCGGAGGGATGTTGGTTTCGACCAACACGAGGGTGGAGAGGGTGGAAAGCGCAAGGGCCCCGAGATCGTCCACCGCCCTGGCTCGGACTTCGTAAGCGCCCGCCTGAATATTCGTCCAAATCGCAGTATAAACGAAGGAGTGTTTCTCGCCGACGAGGTTCGTGGCGCTCGGTGTTAAGACGGTGGCGATCACCTGCGCGCCGTCCAGGAACTCGACGCGCGCGATCTGGCCGTCGGGGTCGCTCGCTTCCGCCGAGAGGGTCAGGGTGGCGGGAGCGATGGCATCGACGGTGTCCGCTGGTTGGGTCAGTTTGATGGTGGGCGGCAGATTGGCGGAAGGGGAGATGGAGCCTTCCGCGCGAAGGTCATCGAAGAGGCCGATGGGCCCGGCGCCTGCCAGCAAACCCCAGTAGCCGAAGTAACCGAATCGGTGATTGAGCGGGGAGGGGATTTCCAGATTCGTGAGCAATTCGATGACGCGGCCCGCCACCGTGACTTTTCCGCTGGCATCGAGTTGTTCCACGGTGGCTTTGATGCGAGCGGTGGCATCCGCGAGCGCCGCCTTGTCGGCGTCTCCGGGCGGCTGGAATTGGAGGATGAAACGGGCGGGCAACGAAGGATCATAGGTTCCGAGCGCGGCTCCGGCGGAATCGAAGGCGAACGAGGCGGGAGAGCCGTCCAGATTGAACAGACGCTGAGCGCTTTCATTTTCATTGGCGACATCGGCTGTGAATTGGACATGAGCGACCCGGAAGGAGGCGGTATTGCCGGCGGGGCGCGTGTAAAAGGCGATGCCCGATAGGGTCGCGGTGTTGATCCATCCCATCACGCCGCCCCTTCGCTCGGTTTCGACCGCTGCCGGCTTGAATTCCGCTGAAACCGAATAGGAACTTTGGGTGGCATGGAACTGCCGGGAATACCAGGCTTGCCGCAGGGCGAAGGAGGGCGCCCCCTCCACCACGAGTGCGGCTTGGAGTTTGCCGCCTTCGGCCCTGGCTATTTCCGCCACGGCGTCGCCGGTGCCATTTTGATTCGCCAGTTTGGCCAGTCCGTCCGTGGTGGTTCCGTCGTTCACGACTTGAGCGGACACCGAGATGGCCATTGCACCGAGAGTGGCGGCGAGATGGCGCTGAAGCGGGGATTTCATGAAATGGTATGGAGGCTTGGGACGATTGAAATCGGACGGGCCCGACGAGCTGAAAGGCTAGGTAAGCCAAGCGCGGAGCGTCAAGCCCAGCGTGGGATCCAACAGTCGTTCTCATTTTGCCCCGGAGCGGGGCTGTATCGTCCTTTGACCCGCCGCAGCACGTTGAAAAATCTGGAGTCTTCCGACCTGTCTGCGCGCGGCGGCGGGTCTCCGACCCAGCCGCGCTCCCCCCATGAGAATGGCTGGGGATTCAAGGCGGAGAAGGTACCAGAATAGAGTGCAAAAGGCCGGGTTTCGGAGGAAACCCGGCCGTGAGACAAGTGAAGATTGGATTGGCTTCCTTCGCTTATTCGTAGCTGATCGAAAGATTGCCTTGAGCCACGGAGGCACTCCTGATGCGGGCGCTTCCGGCGACACGGAAGAACCTTGCTGATCCGGCGGCAGGCACTTTGATGCTCTTGGCGACGGTATCGATCTGAGCCTCACTCACAGCCGTGAACGATCCATCCACCGTGGCTGAGGCCAGCAATTGGACGGAAGGAGCCGCCGTGGGCAGGCCCCGAATGATCATACCGCTGATGCCGCCGGAGTTGTCTTCCATTTCCGCGAACCAAAGGAACTCGCCTGCCTTGAGGTCGACCGTCACCGTGCGCGGGTTGCCTGTGGGGGTGGCTACGCCGCCGATGTCCAGGTTCACTCCCGCGTAGTTGCCCGTGTTCTGCGTGGCGGGCTCCTTCTTCCCGGTTTTATCATCGACCCACACCTTGCCGAATCGGCCGTTGCCATCGGTTGTGCGGCCTTCGAAAACGGTGACGTTGTAACGGCCCGGGTTCAGACCCGCGAAGCGCATCAGGATTTCCGTGTTGGGGGTATCAGGGTTGCGATAGAGGTAATCGTCTTTCACAATGGCCGGCACGACCACGCCGTCATACACCGATTCGATTCTGTCTTTGGTAGGGTTGTTGGCGGTCTGACCCGCAGCGTAGGAAGGGGAATCCGGGTTGGCTTTTTCGGCCAATTCCTTGTTGTCCATCATGGTGACGGTGACGTTTTTGTTCCCCGTCTTCGAGAAATCAGTCAGTTTCCAGGTCATTTCCGTGCCATCGGCGTTGACCTCGCCGCCGTTGCTGGTTGAAGGATCCGCAAAGGTCCATGTGGGGATCACCGTCCAGTCCTTCAGAGGAGCTGGGGCTTCTCCCGAAGGGTTGCCATCCGCGTCGAGGGGTATCCGCTCGTTTTCCAGTTGGCCGAAATCAATTTTGAACAGGGCGGTCGAGGCTGCCAGATCAACGACAGGAGGCGGAGACGAAACGGAACGGACGATCAGGCCGCTAATGCCGCCCGAGTTGTCCTCCATTTCGGCGAACCAAAGGAACTCGCCTGCCTTCAGCGTGACGGTGACGGTGCGAGGTTGGCCGAGAGGAATGGCTCCGCCGGTCGCGCTGGTTCCCGCGTAGTTTCCTGTGTTTTGGGAATCGGGTTCTTTCTTGCCATTGGCGTCGTCCACCCAGACCTTGCCGTAACGGCCATTGCCATCGGTGGTCCGGCCTTCGAACACCGTCACGTTGTAGGTGCCCGGGTTCAAACCGCCGAAGCGCATGAGCATTTCTGTGCCGGGAGTATCTGGATTCCGGTAGAGGTAGTCGTCCTTCACGACGCCGGGCACCAGTACTCCATCATAGGAGGCTTGAAGTCCTTCCTTGGTTGGATTGTTGGCGGTCATGCCCAACGCGTAAGGCGGGGTGTCGGGATTGGCCTTTTCCGCCAGTTCTTTGTTGTCCATGATGGTGAGGGTGACATCGTTGTCCCCGTCACTGGACCAGTCCTTCAGTTTCCATGTGACTTGGGTGCCGTCGGCATTTGCCACGCCTTTGCCTCCGTTGGCAGCCGGATCGGCGAACGTCCAAGTGCCGATGATGTCCCAATCCTTCAGGGGGTCGGGGAAAGTGCCGGTCAGGTTGCCCTCGGCATCAGCGATTTCGCGCTCATTCTCGAGTTGGCCGAAATCAATTTTGAACAGCCCGGCTTGGGTTTGGGTGGGCGTCGCCAAACCGGACGCCGCCATGGCTGCCGCGTACAACATCCATTTCTTGGTGTGCATAAGTTTGAAGGGTAGGTCTAGATCGTCTTAGGAGTTTGAGGGGCAAGTCTGGGTCGCATTGGCGTTCCCGGGCTATTCGATGGGCTGGTTGAGAACCCCATTGCCCAGGAATGGTGAGGCACGATCCCACCGTCTTCGCGGAACGTCGAGCGGTTTATTTTTCAACCCCTCCGCTCCGGTGCATCCCGATGTTGCCGGTGATGCAGGTAGGGCGCGTCCGTCCCGGCGCGCCGCCGGAGCATGATGTTTTGCATCCAGTGGGCGGCGGGCTGGGACAGGCCCGCCCTACCAACAACATCGGGATGCACCGCCTCCGCTCCTTTGGGTTCAGAGTCGATCCACCCCAGGGATCAAAAAATGCGCGTGGATCTTGCACCCGGTGGGAGAGTGGCTAGACTTTTTGCGGATTCATACATGCCGACTTCTTCAAAATTCGACCGGGAGAGCCGGATGCCCTGGACGCTGGGGCCATCCGCCGGGTGGATCGTGCTCGCGTTTTGGGCGGTGATTTTGGTGGTGCTCTTAAGCACGGGATTCTACACCGTTCCGGCGGACTCGGTGGGTGTGGTGCAGCGGTTCGGAAAGTTTTTGCGCATCGACGAGCCAGGATTGCGTTTCAAGGTGCCGTTTGGCGTGGATACGGTCACTAAAGTGGCGGTGCGCCGGCAGATGAAGATGGAGTTCGGCTTCGGTTCTCCTGGCGCCACCAATCCCTATCAGTACAGCGATGATCCTGAAATCGAGAAAGCCATGGTGACCGGTGATTTGAACGAGGCCTTGGTGGAATGGATCGTGCAGTATCGCATTAACGATCCGCGGCAGTATTTGTTTTCGATTCGCGATCCTGACGAGACCTTGCGCGCGATTTCTGAGGCGGTGATGAGGGAAATCGTCGGAGATCGCACCGTGGACGAGGTGATTACGGTGGGACGGCAGGAGATTGAATCGGAGGCCAGGGTCATCCTGCATCGGTTGTCGATTCAGTACCAACTGGGCATGAGCATCGATCTCGTGCAGTTGAAGAATGTCAATCCCCCCCGGCAGGTTCAGGCGTCCTTTGACGAGGTCAATCAAGCTCAGCAAGAGAAGCAGCGCATGATCAACGTCGCGAACGGCGAGTACAACAAGGTGGTGCCCCGAGCCAAGGGCGACGCTGAGCGACTCATTGCCGAGGCCCAGGGGTATGCCCTCAAGCGGGTGAATGAGGCGGAAGGGGATGCATTCCTCTTTTCCGCCGTGTATGAGCAATACCGGAAGGCGCCGGAAGTGACACGCCAGCGGGTGTTTCTCGAGACGGTGAGCGAAATACTGCCACGAATTGGCAGGAAGATCGTGGTCGATGACAAGAGCCAGCAGGTGCTGCCCCTGCTGCAACTTCATACCGACCGTTGAGGCGCCCGCATGAATCCGATCTCCCCCTTTAAATCTCTGGCGGTCGTGGTGTCGGGCTTGGTCGCGGTCGTCCTGGCGAACCTCTGTTTCTATATTGTCGGAGAACAGGAGCAGGTGATCCTCACCCAGTTTGGAAAGACGGTGGGGCAGCCGGTGACCGAAGCGGGCTTCCACGCCAAGCTTCCTCTCATCCAAACGGTGCATCGCATCGACAAACGATTTCTCGAGTGGGACGGCCGCGCGGCGGAGATGCCCACGCGGGACAAGCTTTATGTGGTGGTGGACACCTTTGCGCGCTGGCGGATCACGGACCCGCTGAAGTACTTCACTCGGCTGCGTGATGAGCGAAGTGCACATTCGCGACTGGATGACATTATCGGGAGCGAAGTCCGCAACGCCGTGGCCAAGCATGATCTCATCGAGATCGTTCGTACCACCAAGGGCCGAAAGCCGGCGGTGGAGAGTTCGGGGGATTCGGGCCAGGATGCCGGGGATCGATGGGTGCCGATCCGGCGGGGGCGGACCGAAATCGAGACCGAAGTTGTCAAGGCTTCCGCGCCGAAGCTCCATGATTTTGGAATTGAGTTGGTGGACGTTCGTTTCATGCGCATCAATTACAATGCCAAGGTGAGCGCGAAGATCCATGAACGAATGATCAGCGAACGGCAGCAGATCGCCTCTCGCTTTCGGTCCGAAGGGGAAGGGGAAGCCGCCAAGATCATTGGAACGAAGGAACGCGAGATGCGACGCATCGAGTCCGAATCCTATCGCGAGGTGCAGAAAATCCGGGGCGAAGCCGACGCCAAAGCCACGGAGATCTATGCCAAGGCTTACGGACAAGGTTCGGAATCCGCCGAATTCTACCGGTTTCTTCGCACCATGGACACTTACCGCCGGACCCTCAGCAACGACACCACATTGATTCTCTCCACCGATAGCGATTTATATCGGTATTTGAAGCATTCAACCCCGGACCCGAAGCCGGTTGAATCACCTCGCGCCCAGCCCTGAAGCGCCGGGCTCTCGGTCCTTCGCGTCATCGTCCCCCGCCGAGACTTGTCCGTCCGACCGCCACGGCGGCGATGACATAAACCTTCACCCTGGAAACGGCAATTGGTCTGCATTGATCTATCGCAAAATCATTTTGGGGAAAGCGGCTGAATTCAGCGGACCTGCCGCAGCAATATCCGAACATCCAGACGCTCTGGGTTTTTCCACGAGTCTCGAGCTGGCGAAGCTGCTGCGACTGGCTTGCAGCACGGTCGCGCTCCCTGGAATGAGACTTCCCCGAACTGTTTAACCCGCGTGGCGCGCGTGAACCTCAGCACGTGGCACTGCGTCATCCTCAAGCATGGCGATTTGAGGTTCATGGGCAGAATGGCTGCTTATCTCAAATCCACGGATAAGGGAATGATTGGCCCACCCATCACGCGAATCACACGGATGAAAACAAGCATTCGTTCGGCTCGATGAGCTAAAAAAAACGGCCGCCAAGCGTAGCCTGGCGGCCGTTTGAAGGGGGAACGGGCTCAGTCTCCATCGCCTTTGCCGCCGCCGGAATCGCCGAGCTTGTCGATCAGCGTGATGAGCGGGAGGAACAGGGCGATGACAATGCTGCCGACCACGACGGCGAGGAACACGATCATGATGGGCTCGAGCAGGGACGTCATGGCGGACACGGCGTTATCGACCTCTTCTTCGTAGTTGTCCGCGATCTTCATCAGCATTTCCGGGAGCGCGCCGGTTTGCTCTCCGACGTCCACCATGCTGATGACCATGGGGGGGAAGACCTTGGAGGCTTCCAGTGGGGCCGTGATGGTCTCGCCTTCCTTGACGCTTTCGTGGACGGAAGCCACCGCTTCGCCGATGATGACATTGCCGGAGGTTTCCTTGACGATGGTGAGCGCCTGAAGAATGGGCACGCCGCTTGAGACGAGCGTTCCGAGGGTGCGCGTAAACCGGGCGATGGCCACCTTGCTGATCACGGGTCCGAGGACGGGCATGACCAGTTTGAACTTGTCGAAGAGCCGGCGTCCGATCTTGGTCTTTAACAAGAGTTTGAGCACGATGAAGAAGATGACGACGCCAATAATGGTTTCGAGGAAGTGATTGGCGATCGTATCGCTGATGCCGAGGACGAATTCTGTGAAGTCCGGCAGCTTGGCGCCTTCGAGCATGTCTGCGAAGATGGCTTTGAACTTCGGCACCACGAACACCATGAGAATGCCCATGATGGCGGTGGCTACGATCATGACCGCTGCCGGGTAGAACATGGCGGCTTTGACCTTGCCTTTGATTTTCTCGGCCTTCTCCATGAACTCCGCCAATCGGTTCAAGACGACTTCGAGCACGCCACCCAATTCGCCGGCTTTGACCATGTTGACGAAGAGGCGGTTGAAGACTTTGGGGTGCTGGGCCAATCCTTCCGAAAAGGTGCTGCCGCCCTCGATCGCTGTCGCGAGGTCGCCGATGATGCGCTTGAGCACCGGATTACGTTCCTGCTTTTCGAGCACCCTCATGCCCCGCAAGAGAGGCAGGCCTGCGTCCACCAGGGTCGCCAATTGTCGTGTAAAGGTGCAGAGGATCTTGGGTTTGACCTTGCCGCCGAAGCCGGGGATGCGCATGCCCCCGCCCTTCTTCTTGGCTGGCCCGGCGGCTTTGCCGCCGCCCTTATCCGCCTTGGCCTCGGCAGCCGGAACGACCTTGGTTGGAAAGAAGCCCATTTCCTTGAGGCGCCCAACGGCCTCGTTTTGGCTCCCCACTTCGATAGTGCCCTTGGTCTCCTTCCCTCGGGCATCCATCGCGATGTAGTTGAATTTGGGCATAACTGGCCTCCAGATTAGGTGTATTTCAGGACTTCTTCTACAGTGGTCTCTGCATCGAAGATACCACGCAGACCGTCTTCCCGCAAGGTGATCATTCCCAGCTCGACGGCCTTTTGGCGGATCACGACCGTGGGAGCGCGCTCATTGATGAGGTTCCGGACCGCGTCGCTCACCTGCAGCAGCTCGTAGATGCCTTTGCGGCCCCGGTAACCGGTGTCGTTGCACGCCGAGCAGCCTCGGCCGTGATAGAACATTTTGTCGCCGATGTCATGCGGCGAGAGGTTCAGGTGCGAGAGTTGGGTTTCGGTCGGTTCGTAGGGGGTCTTGCACTTCTTGCAGATCGTGCGGACGAGCCGTTGGGCGAGCACGGCCATGAGCGTTGAAGAAATGAGGAAGGGCTCAACCCCCATATCGACCAAGCGGGTCACCGCGCCAGGGGCGTCGTTGGTGTGCAAGGTGCTGAGCACCAAGTGGCCGGTCAGTGAGGCCTGGATGGCGATCTGGGACGTTTCCAAGTCGCGCATTTCCCCCAGCATGATGACATCCGGGTCTTGGCGCAAAAACGAGCGCAGCGCTTTCATGAAGGTCATGCCGACGCCTTCGTTGATGGCGACTTGCATGATCCCCTCGATGTCGAATTCGACGGGGTCCTCGGCCGTGAGCAGCTTTGAATCAATGGTATTGATCCGCCGCATGCACGAATAAAGGGTTGTGGTCTTGCCGCACCCCGTCGGGCCCGTGACGACGAAAATGCCGTTGGGCTGAAGGATGGTATCGCTGACGTAATCGTAAACGAATTTGGGAAAACCGAGGTTCTCCAACTCCAGGGTCACGGCATTGCGGTCGAGCACGCGCAACACGACGGACTCGCCAAATTGCGTCGGAAGCGTGGAGACGCGCAAATCGATCTGTTTCCCGGCCACGGGAACCGAGATGCGCCCGTCTTGAGGAAGCCGACGCTCCGAGATGTCAAGATTGGCCATGACCTTGATGCGCGAAGTGACCGGCATGGCGAGGTGCTTGGGCGGCGGGGACATCTCGTAGAGGGCGCCGTCCACGCGGTAACGAATCTTGAACTCGTCTTCGAAGGGTTCGAAGTGGATGTCCGACGCACGGTCTTGGACGGCCTGCATCAGCACCAAGTTCACGAATTTGATGATCGGCGTTTCGTTGGCGACCTCGGCAAGGTCGGCGGCCCCGGACTTGGCTTGCTGGACCTCCATGGCGAGGTCGGTGTCCGCCCCGAGTTCCTTGAGGATGTCCGCGATACTGTCGGTTTCCTGGCCGTAAAACTTGTTGATTGCCTTTTGGATCTGGCCCGGATCAGCCACGGCCTGTTGGATGGCGTACTTGACGGTGAAGCCGAGTTCGTCGATGGCGGAAGGGTTGAGGGGATCGGCCAGGACCAGCCGCACCGTGTCACCGTAGAGCGCGACGGGGAGGCACTGATACATGCGGGCGGTTTCCGCCGGCACGGTGGCAAGGACTTCCGGTGTGATTTCGGAGTGCACCACTTCGACGACTTCGGTGCCGAGGTGCTCCGCAATGATTTGGAGCTGGGTGCCGGTGTCCATCAACCCAAAGTCCTGGAGCAATTCGCCGACATCTTTCCCGCTCCGCTGATGCTCCTGCATCACCTCATCCAACTGGAGGTCATCGATCAGCCCGCGGGACTGGATGAGGGCGAGCAGCGGATGGGAGGTGATCTCGGACATGGTAGGGTTAGGATTTGTGGGCCGCGGCGACCTGTAATTCCTGGAGTTTGGCGAGGATCGTGGTGGGATCCTGGGCTTTGGTTATGACTTCCTCCTCGGAGATCATGCCAAGCTGGTATTTCTCGAGGAGAAAGCTGTCGAGCGTGACCATGCCGTATTTGGCGCCGGTTTGGATGTCGGAATTGATGCGGAAGGTTTTGTTGTCGCGGATGAGAGCGGCCACGGAGGGGGTGTTGATCATGATTTCGAAAATGGCGACGCGCCCCGGCTTGTCCGATCGGGGCACGAGGAGCTGCGAGATGACGGCTTGCAGCACGGTGGAGAGCTGGATGCGGATTTGCTCCTGCTGGTTGGTGGGGAAGGCGTTGACGATACGGTCGATGGTTTTGGCGGCACCGGTTGTGTGCAAAGTTCCGAACACCAAGTGGCCGGTTTCCGCCGCGGTGATGGCGGCATCAATGGTTTCGAGGTCGCGCATTTCGCCGACGAGAATGACGTCGGGATCCTGACGGAGGGCGCGGCGCAAGGCTTCGGCGAAATTGGGCACATCCACGTGGATTTCTCGCTGGGTCATGACCCCTTTGCGGTGGGTGTGATAATACTCGATGGGGTCCTCGATGGTGATGATGTGGGCGTCGTCGCGTTCCTCGTTGATGATGTTGATCATCGACGCCAGCGTGGTGGTTTTGCCGGAACCGGTCGGACCGGTGACCAGGCACAGACCGCGCGGCTTGTAGAGGAGTTCCTTGACGGAGGGCGGCAACCCGATCTGGTCGAAGGTCAGGAGTTTGCTGGGGATCTGGCGCAAGACCATCCCGAAATTGCCCTTTTCCTTGAAGATGCTCACGCGGAATCTCGCCATTTCGCCGAAGGCGAATCCGAAGTCCGCTCCGCCGCGTTCGCGCACGTGCTGAATGTGCTCTTCGGACGTGATGCTCCGCATGAGCTCTTCGGTGTCCTCGGGCTTCAGCTTGGGGCCATCGACACGATGGAGAATGCCGTGGAGGCGGATGACGGGGGGGCAACCCACACGGATATGCAGGTCGGCGGCCCCTTCGGAGACGACGAGCTGCAACAGATCGGACATGGAATACGACATATAGGGCTAATTCAAACTCGATTCTTGCAGGCAGGCAAGCAGTTGAGGTGCCAAGAGTGGGAGCTGGAACTCGGCGGGTCTATTCCGC from Verrucomicrobiota bacterium includes the following:
- a CDS encoding DUF4976 domain-containing protein encodes the protein MQAAPRPNILFLFSDDHRADALGWAGNRRIHTPHLDQLARQGVVFRRNYIMGSDNGAVCVPSRAMMLSGKSWFRVHSPTLRDARLWPEMLRELGYETFGTGKWHNGEESWLRSFSRGKSVMIGGMADHTKTPLRDLESNGKFSAVRVGQGYSSELFAEAAVEFLRGRDERKPFLCYVAFTAPHDPRQAPDEYMRRYAAKRPPVPPNFLPQLPFDNGMMRNLRDENLAAWPRRESVIRDQLAEYYAMITHLDAQIGRVLGTLRALKLEDSTLVVFAGDNGLALGSHGLLGKQSVYEHSMRVPLVISGPGLPRGRTCDAFTYLLDWFPTLCELLDERPPPGLEGFSLRPLWERRATSIRDSVFLPFQKIQRAVRDDRWKLIAYPQIGHLELFDLRKDPWEKRNLARDPRHRQQVDRLFDRMERWQRVVGDTVTLSREPRDPAPVDLTGQPRQPDPWQPKWIVEKYF
- the hflK gene encoding FtsH protease activity modulator HflK, with the protein product MPWTLGPSAGWIVLAFWAVILVVLLSTGFYTVPADSVGVVQRFGKFLRIDEPGLRFKVPFGVDTVTKVAVRRQMKMEFGFGSPGATNPYQYSDDPEIEKAMVTGDLNEALVEWIVQYRINDPRQYLFSIRDPDETLRAISEAVMREIVGDRTVDEVITVGRQEIESEARVILHRLSIQYQLGMSIDLVQLKNVNPPRQVQASFDEVNQAQQEKQRMINVANGEYNKVVPRAKGDAERLIAEAQGYALKRVNEAEGDAFLFSAVYEQYRKAPEVTRQRVFLETVSEILPRIGRKIVVDDKSQQVLPLLQLHTDR
- the hflC gene encoding protease modulator HflC; the encoded protein is MNPISPFKSLAVVVSGLVAVVLANLCFYIVGEQEQVILTQFGKTVGQPVTEAGFHAKLPLIQTVHRIDKRFLEWDGRAAEMPTRDKLYVVVDTFARWRITDPLKYFTRLRDERSAHSRLDDIIGSEVRNAVAKHDLIEIVRTTKGRKPAVESSGDSGQDAGDRWVPIRRGRTEIETEVVKASAPKLHDFGIELVDVRFMRINYNAKVSAKIHERMISERQQIASRFRSEGEGEAAKIIGTKEREMRRIESESYREVQKIRGEADAKATEIYAKAYGQGSESAEFYRFLRTMDTYRRTLSNDTTLILSTDSDLYRYLKHSTPDPKPVESPRAQP
- a CDS encoding type II secretion system F family protein, which translates into the protein MPKFNYIAMDARGKETKGTIEVGSQNEAVGRLKEMGFFPTKVVPAAEAKADKGGGKAAGPAKKKGGGMRIPGFGGKVKPKILCTFTRQLATLVDAGLPLLRGMRVLEKQERNPVLKRIIGDLATAIEGGSTFSEGLAQHPKVFNRLFVNMVKAGELGGVLEVVLNRLAEFMEKAEKIKGKVKAAMFYPAAVMIVATAIMGILMVFVVPKFKAIFADMLEGAKLPDFTEFVLGISDTIANHFLETIIGVVIFFIVLKLLLKTKIGRRLFDKFKLVMPVLGPVISKVAIARFTRTLGTLVSSGVPILQALTIVKETSGNVIIGEAVASVHESVKEGETITAPLEASKVFPPMVISMVDVGEQTGALPEMLMKIADNYEEEVDNAVSAMTSLLEPIMIVFLAVVVGSIVIALFLPLITLIDKLGDSGGGKGDGD
- the gspE gene encoding type II secretion system protein GspE produces the protein MSEITSHPLLALIQSRGLIDDLQLDEVMQEHQRSGKDVGELLQDFGLMDTGTQLQIIAEHLGTEVVEVVHSEITPEVLATVPAETARMYQCLPVALYGDTVRLVLADPLNPSAIDELGFTVKYAIQQAVADPGQIQKAINKFYGQETDSIADILKELGADTDLAMEVQQAKSGAADLAEVANETPIIKFVNLVLMQAVQDRASDIHFEPFEDEFKIRYRVDGALYEMSPPPKHLAMPVTSRIKVMANLDISERRLPQDGRISVPVAGKQIDLRVSTLPTQFGESVVLRVLDRNAVTLELENLGFPKFVYDYVSDTILQPNGIFVVTGPTGCGKTTTLYSCMRRINTIDSKLLTAEDPVEFDIEGIMQVAINEGVGMTFMKALRSFLRQDPDVIMLGEMRDLETSQIAIQASLTGHLVLSTLHTNDAPGAVTRLVDMGVEPFLISSTLMAVLAQRLVRTICKKCKTPYEPTETQLSHLNLSPHDIGDKMFYHGRGCSACNDTGYRGRKGIYELLQVSDAVRNLINERAPTVVIRQKAVELGMITLREDGLRGIFDAETTVEEVLKYT
- a CDS encoding type IV pilus twitching motility protein PilT, which translates into the protein MSYSMSDLLQLVVSEGAADLHIRVGCPPVIRLHGILHRVDGPKLKPEDTEELMRSITSEEHIQHVRERGGADFGFAFGEMARFRVSIFKEKGNFGMVLRQIPSKLLTFDQIGLPPSVKELLYKPRGLCLVTGPTGSGKTTTLASMINIINEERDDAHIITIEDPIEYYHTHRKGVMTQREIHVDVPNFAEALRRALRQDPDVILVGEMRDLETIDAAITAAETGHLVFGTLHTTGAAKTIDRIVNAFPTNQQEQIRIQLSTVLQAVISQLLVPRSDKPGRVAIFEIMINTPSVAALIRDNKTFRINSDIQTGAKYGMVTLDSFLLEKYQLGMISEEEVITKAQDPTTILAKLQELQVAAAHKS